In Leptodactylus fuscus isolate aLepFus1 chromosome 2, aLepFus1.hap2, whole genome shotgun sequence, one genomic interval encodes:
- the LOC142194038 gene encoding zona pellucida sperm-binding protein 4-like has translation MFGMWWRVWVVALWGCLAAVSENVFYEDPLLICGEDHLEYTLQLLPTNISTRLSVYDADGNGTPLITDKSCGTLVTPESDGSVVIYARYDGCYTHMMENNYTMTIFLEVNTTGEWEVYQKEDLMCPAFHLTSSGVEDAPYPSECSDIPAANRLACASPPVSQDSCLQNGCCYDQTDSLTPCYYGNRVTLQCTQDGMLSVAVSSGVTLPSLILSSVRFPTASGTACGPIAQNDAFVFFSFPLTACGTTQTVDGSYVTYENDLVADKDVRTWGGSSITRDSTFRAHIRCSFIVTQAEPLSVEVLTLPPPSPASSMGPLNLEMRIALDEQYKQYYTTEDYPIPKVLRDSVFVEVRILNRRDPGVVLMLDQCWATASMDPQQLPQWPILVDGCPFDGDNYMTQPVPVQDTSLEFPVHYKRFIVSTFAFVDSTGQTPLDGLVYFHCSASACVKSSHDPCETICSRRRRRAVNTLEPVTVVSAEGPVEFYMDGKTCFTYNNLVYLYLLGDQEKGHHLRLEWLWAVVAGIVLGIAILTVWLKKQNGYNIKDVV, from the exons atgtttgggatgtggtggagggTTTGGGTTGTGGCCCTATGGGGCTGCCTTGCTGCTGTTTCAGAGAATGTGTTTTATGAGGACCCTCTTCTGATCTGTGGAGAGGACCACCTGGAGTACACCCTGCAGCTTCTGCCCACTAATATCTCTACTAGGCTGTCAGTTTATG ATGCTGATGGAAATGGGACTCCGCTTATCACTGACAAATCCTGCGGTACCTTAGTAACTCCTGAATCTGATGGATCTGTAGTCATTTATGCGCGTTATGATGGCTGTTACACTCATATGATG GAGAATAACTATACAATGACAATCTTCTTGGAAGTCAACACAACTGGAGAATGGGAGGTGTACCAGAAGGAAGATCTGATGTGTCCAGCTTTTCATCTAACTAGTTCTGGAG TGGAGGATGCTCCATACCCAAGTGAGTGCTCAGATATCCCTGCAGCAAATAGACTTGCATGTGCCAGTCCTCCAGTCTCCCAGGATTCTTGTCTCCAGAATGGCTGCTGTTATGACCAAACAGACTCTCTAACGCCATGCTACTATGGGAATCGAG TTACCCTCCAGTGTACCCAGGATGGCATGCTCTCTGTGGCTGTTTCCAGTGGGGTCACTCTGCCATCACTAATTCTATCGTCAGTCAGGTTCCCCACAGCCAGTGGTACAGCTTGTGGACCTATTGCCCAGAATGATGCTTTTGTGTTCTTCAGTTTTCCACTGACAGCCTGTGGGACCACACAAACT GTTGATGGTTCTTATGTGACTTATGAGAATGACTTGGTGGCTGACAAGGATGTGAGAACTTGGGGAGGATCGTCAATAACCAGAGACAGTACTTTTCG TGCACACATTCGCTGCAGTTTTATTGTGACTCAAGCAGAACCATTGAGTGTAGAAGTGCTCACGCTGccaccaccatctcctgcctctaGTATGGGACCCTTGAACTTGGAAATGAGGATTGCCCTTG ATGAACAGTACAAACAATATTACACCACTGAGGATTATCCTATCCCTAAAGTACTCAGGGATTCAGTTTTTGTTGAAGTTCGCATTCTAAACAGAAGAGACCCTGGAGTGGTGCTAATGCTGGATCAGTGCTGGGCAACTGCCTCCATGGACCCTCAGCAACTGCCTCAATGGCCAATCTTGGTAGATGG GTGTCCTTTTGATGGTGACAACTACATGACTCAGCCGGTTCCTGTACAAGATACTTCCTTGGAGTTCCCAGTTCATTATAAACGTTTCATTGTCAGTACATTTGCATTTGTGGACTCTACAGGTCAGACGCCATTAGATGGGCTG GTGTACTTCCATTGTAGCGCATCTGCATGTGTGAAGTCGTCACATGATCCATGTGAGACGATTTGCTCTAGAAGAC GACGAAGAGCTGTAAATACCTTGGAGCCAGTGACTGTTGTATCTGCAGAAGGACCTGTTGAATTCTACATGGATGGT AAGACTTGTTTTACATACAATAATTTGGTATATTTATATCTTCTAGGAGATCAAGAAAAAGGGCACCATCTAAGACTAGAGTGGCTCTGGGCTGTGGTGGCTGGAATTGTTCTTGGCATTGCTATACTGACTGTCTGGCTGAAAAAACAAAATGGTTACAACATTAAAGACGTTGTTTAA